In Hymenobacter gelipurpurascens, one DNA window encodes the following:
- a CDS encoding formylglycine-generating enzyme family protein, translating into MKTMIAVALLSILSACSQAQQTPPPLPPTTPPATSQTSSKTTINSIDMEFIAIPAGRFLMGAGNQVPGAYDTEKPQHPVTISRAFSIGKNEVTQAQWEAVMGSNPYTLDRSNPYYNVPGMKERITRPTHPATVSWLDAQEFIKRLNAKEGHNLYRLPTEAEWEYAARAGTTTAYSFGDNIGELSRYAWHGEDFAKGGTHPVGQKLPNPWGLYDVHGNAWEWVQDFYSEYYYVNSPASDPQGPASGRQHVVRGGSWHVTADSWRSTFRKGYAPDYRGISIGFRLVMMAE; encoded by the coding sequence ATGAAAACCATGATAGCAGTAGCCCTTCTTTCCATACTGTCTGCCTGCTCGCAGGCTCAACAAACTCCTCCCCCACTGCCTCCTACCACACCACCTGCCACCAGTCAAACCAGCTCCAAAACGACTATCAATAGCATCGACATGGAGTTCATCGCCATTCCAGCGGGCCGATTCCTGATGGGGGCTGGCAACCAAGTGCCTGGGGCCTACGACACCGAAAAGCCACAGCACCCGGTGACCATCAGCAGGGCCTTCTCTATCGGCAAAAACGAAGTGACCCAGGCCCAGTGGGAGGCCGTAATGGGCAGCAACCCCTACACGCTGGACCGCTCCAACCCCTACTACAACGTGCCGGGCATGAAGGAACGCATCACCCGCCCCACGCACCCGGCCACGGTGTCGTGGCTCGACGCGCAGGAGTTCATCAAGCGCCTCAACGCCAAGGAAGGCCATAACCTCTACCGCCTGCCCACTGAAGCGGAGTGGGAATACGCCGCCCGGGCCGGCACCACCACCGCCTATTCCTTTGGCGACAACATCGGCGAGTTAAGCCGCTACGCCTGGCACGGGGAAGACTTCGCCAAAGGAGGCACCCACCCCGTGGGGCAAAAGCTGCCCAATCCCTGGGGTCTGTACGACGTGCACGGCAACGCCTGGGAGTGGGTGCAGGACTTCTACAGCGAATACTACTACGTCAACAGCCCCGCCAGTGACCCCCAGGGCCCGGCCAGCGGCCGGCAGCACGTGGTGCGGGGCGGCAGCTGGCACGTCACGGCGGACAGCTGGCGCAGCACCTTCCGCAAAGGCTACGCGCCGGACTACCGCGGCATCAGCATCGGTTTTCGCCTTGTAATGATGGCGGAATAA